One Gossypium arboreum isolate Shixiya-1 chromosome 13, ASM2569848v2, whole genome shotgun sequence genomic window, ACCTACTAATTGTGCAAGtatactttaaaaattaaaaaaataaaattattaaagaattcaacaaattttaaaaatttatctattttaataataaaatacacGAGATTACCACATTGATACTATTAAAATTTAACAATTCAATAAACTTTTCttctaaaacaaaataatttaactaaattttagATGTTAAAGCCAAAATAATCAAATGAGTAAATGTtatgctaaatttattattacgctatatttattttaaaatttaagatttaaacccttaaaaaagttgaaacttaattttttcttatttaaaattttaattcaatcatTAGGTCTATATTTTCCGCTTAGAGAGTGAATATTGTCCTCACAATAAAAGGATAATTCTTATTATATATACCCATAATCCAATACTTGATTAGTCTATATGAGAtaattttctcttcactaaaaatcatttGAAAATTTCATTTAAGATTACaacatttcaaattattttaaggGTAAACTATTTAGTATTGATCCAGTTatggttttttttatttaattctaaaATTTGTTAAATAGTCGTCCAACTATtagtaattttgtttttaatcactcaactatgaaaagttacaaaataatcattTAACTATTCAATCTTGTATTTTTGGTCAAGTATCTTAAATTTATGGGTGTTTTCTTTTTATGCCAACTAGTGAtcaaaaagacaaaattaaatagttaataaggtcattttataacttttcataactaagtgacaaaaaaaaagaaaaaaaactataaTTGGATACCtttattttaaattcatattataacaaattttttattataaatccAACAATTCAACGAATCTTCACagaatttaaaccaaaataaagaACCTATTCGATTATCAAATAATACATGGTATTATTAGCAGACCCTCATTGCACTCATCTTCTTTCAATAGGATAGGCGTCATGCCAAGTAAAAACAATTACAGGGACAAAGAGAATAACCTCACCACCAACAACACAAACAATAGATGAATGACAGAAAATATAACCATGGTCTACTTACAACAattataaactaaaaaaaaaaaaaaaagattacagCAGCCATGCATCATTGGCCAATGCTGTAAACCAATACTGTGACAATGATACCACTATTAATCAACACACAACTATATATACCGAGTCTCTCTACAACCACCAGATCTTATAAACAATTCCACAGTTGAATAACTAACTTAAATTCCACAATAGGTTTCTTCATTCCAAAGTAATTTGGACTTCAAATTCCATCAATGGGGTTCTTCAGATTTCCACCAAGTAATGACATGAGACCTCCACCGTGGACCCTCCCCTCTGGGATCAAGAAGTCGAAGCTTGTATTACCAACTCCCCCGGCATTGTGATTGCCATGCCTGTTTATTCCTTCATCTTGCTGCTCGGAACTCAAGAAGCTTGAGTATGAGGCTGATGACTTCATAGATGGTGGAACCAATACCTGTGGAGGTATGAGTTGTTGCCTTTTCACTGGCTTGTCTGGTGAATCGATGCAATCAGAAATGACACTATTGCCAGAAGATGAGTGATTGTTGTTGGAGCTGCTTCCCGTGGTTGATGATGCTGATACAAGACCATGGAAAACTCCAGGTGCAATGAGCCCTCCCTTGCTTGCCTGCCTCTCTTGCAACATGCTACTGTGAGCTGCACATAGACCACTCCTGCCCCTTGCAAATTTCTCGCATTTGCCTTCTCCCCAGGAGCATCTTTTGCCCCCACCATGGGCCTTGCATAAATCCGTGCTTCCTTGGGCACTCTTACCGCAATTCTCAAACTTGCACCGTTTTCCACCACCATGCCTGACACAGCAGTCGGTGCGACCGCGTGCACTCTTTGTGCATCCTGGCACTACACACCTTTTCCCACCTCCATGAGCAACACAAAAGTTGGTGCCTCCATGCACACTCTTGGGACAAATGCCACCACCGTTGTAGAGGCAACGCTTTCCCCCACCATGTCCTTTGCACAATGGTGTGCTCCCTTCAGCCCCTTTGGTACACCCAGCAAATATACATCGTTTTCCACCACCATGAGCCTTGCAAAACATGGTACTCCCCTGAGCACCCTTAGTACATGCAGGGAACTGGCAACGACGACCACCACCATGAGATATGCACAAACCAGCCTGTCCTTCGGCGCTGCGTGTGCAACCTTCCACCTTACACCTTTTTCCCCCGCCATGCCTAATGCAAAGCCCTGATTTACCTCGTGCAGCCTTTGTGCAACCTCCAGAAAACCCACATCGTCTGCCTCCACCATGTGCAATGCAAAAATCCGTCTTCCCCTCAGCACTTTTAGTGCAACCCAAGTGCTGGCACCTCCTCCCTCCACCATGAGCCTTACAGAAGACAGTTCGGCTCTCAGCACCTTTGTTACACCCTGCTTTTTGGCATCGTTGTCCGCCTCCATGACCAATACAAAGACCAGTTGCCCCTCTTGCTCCTTTAAAGCAACCAGCAAACTTGCATTTCTTCGAATTGCTAGTTCGGTTATCGGAAGACGTAATAGTGGTGGTCTGCTCAGAGATTGTGTCTACGGAGAAATCTGTCTGAGTAGAGGGCTCACAACTCTGATAAAATTGATGAGAACGAGATTTAGCTCCAAATTGGAAAAGTTCATGTGTCTGCACCAAAGCTTTCCCACTATCCATTCTTGGAGCCAAGAGGAGTGATGGCATATAGCCACCAGATTTCTTGGCCGAAGTAGAACCCTCATCAACAAAAGGTATTGAAAGTTGACTACCTTCTGCAGAAAACTGATTTGAAAAATGCACACTAAGATCAGTGTCGGTTGACAAAGAACGTTCCAACAGATTCATACTTCCCTTAGTCCCTCCAGAGAGACCAAGTTTTAGGATAGAGTTATCCTCAGGTGATAAACCCGGTGTGAATAAAGCTGCTGTTGATTTGTTCTTGTTGAGGCCAACATTGTGATAATC contains:
- the LOC108462832 gene encoding uncharacterized protein LOC108462832; protein product: MDLNTNVRFSRVSELSKNENFGDTTLRLNFLGHGGSNKAGFGSTQSDLHIDLSSASDDGCRLVLGLGPTPSVYCNDYHNVGLNKNKSTAALFTPGLSPEDNSILKLGLSGGTKGSMNLLERSLSTDTDLSVHFSNQFSAEGSQLSIPFVDEGSTSAKKSGGYMPSLLLAPRMDSGKALVQTHELFQFGAKSRSHQFYQSCEPSTQTDFSVDTISEQTTTITSSDNRTSNSKKCKFAGCFKGARGATGLCIGHGGGQRCQKAGCNKGAESRTVFCKAHGGGRRCQHLGCTKSAEGKTDFCIAHGGGRRCGFSGGCTKAARGKSGLCIRHGGGKRCKVEGCTRSAEGQAGLCISHGGGRRCQFPACTKGAQGSTMFCKAHGGGKRCIFAGCTKGAEGSTPLCKGHGGGKRCLYNGGGICPKSVHGGTNFCVAHGGGKRCVVPGCTKSARGRTDCCVRHGGGKRCKFENCGKSAQGSTDLCKAHGGGKRCSWGEGKCEKFARGRSGLCAAHSSMLQERQASKGGLIAPGVFHGLVSASSTTGSSSNNNHSSSGNSVISDCIDSPDKPVKRQQLIPPQVLVPPSMKSSASYSSFLSSEQQDEGINRHGNHNAGGVGNTSFDFLIPEGRVHGGGLMSLLGGNLKNPIDGI